DNA sequence from the Brachybacterium avium genome:
CTGTCGCAGTGGGTGCAGGGCGCCCGACCCCGCACTCTTCCCGCCGCCCTGGCCCCCGTCGCCGCCGGCACCGGCGCAGCGGCCTGGCAGCTGGAGAGCCTGCACGGGGAGGTGGACTGGGCACTGGTGATCCCGCGTGCCCTGCTGGCCCTCGGGGTCTCCGTCTCCCTCCAGATCGGCGTGAACTACGCCAACGACTACTCCGACGGCATCCGCGGCACTGACGACGACCGGGTGGGCCCCTTCCGCCTCACCGGATCCGGTGCGGCGCGGCCCGCGACCGTCAAGCGCGCCGCGTTCCTCGCCCTCGCCCTCGGCGGGCTGTGCGGCCTGGTGCTGGTCGCCGTGGCCCAGATCTGGTGGGCGCTGGTGATCGGTGCGGCCGCGATCGCCGCGGCCTGGTTCTACACCGGTGGGAGGAAGCCCTACGGCTACCTGGGGCTCGGGGAGCTGTTCGTCTTCATCTTCTTCGGGCTGGTGGCCGTGGGCGGCACCGCCTACGCCATCACCGGCGCACCCACCTGGGTGGCGCTGCTGGCCTCGATCGCGATCGGCCTGCTGGCCGTCGCGCTGATGCTCACCAACAACCTCCGCGACATCCCCACCGACCGGCTCGCGGGCAAGCGGACCCTCGCGGTGCGGCTCGGCGAGCGCGGCACCCGGAGGCTGTTCTCGGCCGTGTTGCTGGTGCCCTTCGCACTGGTGGTGCCGGTGATGGTGGTGCACTGGCCGCTCGTGCTGGTGCTGCTGGCGCTGCCGCTGGCAATCTCCCCGGTCCGGGCCGTGCTGCGCGGCGCCGCAGGGCGCGACCTCATCCCGGTCCTCGGTGCGACCGGGCGGCTGGAGCTGGTCTACTCCCTGCTGCTGCTCAGCGGTCTTCTCCTCTGAGCTCGTCCTGACTGAGCCCGTCCCCGTCGCCGAGCTCCGGCAGGCTCTCCGGACCGGCGGGGTCCGGGGGCTCCGTCCCGTCCGTCGGCCCGTCCTCCCGCTCGGCGTCGTCCAGCAGTGAATCCTCGTACTCGGCGTCCTCGTCGACGTCGGGGCCGCGCCGCTGCGCACGGCGCTCGTCGGCGGCCTTCCAGCGCAGCGCGGCCGCGTCGCGCAGCCGATCCAGGAAAAGGATCGACACCAGCATCGAGATGAGGGCGGCGAGCAGGCCGGCCAGCACCACGCCGAGACCGAACAGGGTCAGCACCCACCAGAGCAGGACCCACAGACCCAGGCGGACGACGGCGTAGAACAGGAACGGACGCATGCCTCCAGGATAGTTCTCCCGACCGGCCGGTCGCGCCACCGCCCCACCCACCCCGCGATCAGACGAGTTGCCTACACTTCAGCCATGGCACGCGGCATCATCGCAGTTCTCTCCATCGCCCTGACCGTCTTCGCGCTCGCTGACTGCGTGCAGACGGAGGACGACAAGACCCGAGGGCTGCCCAAGTGGGCCTGGATCGTGCTGATCGTGCTGATCCCGTGGGTGGGTCCGATCACCTGGCTGTTCGTGGGCCGGGAGCGCACGCTCGGCGGCGAGCAGACGCGCCGCACAGGCCCGCTCGCCCCCGATGAGGATCCCGACTTCCTGCGTCAGCTCGACGACGACATCCGCCGCGAACGGCGGAAGCGCCGCGAGCAGGAACCGGGCGAGGGCGACGGGATCTGACGGTCTCCCCGGGCTCGTGCGGGCGCGGCCTGCACGTCTGGACAGATGGGCTGACGACGCGTGCTGTCCGACGCCCAAGGGAAACGAGTGAGCTCTTGCTCCCTGCTCAGCGTCCCTGATCAGGAGAGCCCAGACGCGTTCGCCGGCAAGTGGTCGAGGAAGTCATCTACCGCGAACGAGACCCGACATGCTTCGCGGCGACACGGCTTCCTCCTCCCACGCCATCCGGCGGGCTCTGCGGCATGGAGCCATCAGGGCCGTGATCCTCCACCTCCCGACCAGCAGAAACACCGTCGGAACCGCGGCTCATCCAGAGACCGCCCCGTCGCCCTCGACACCGAGGCGCAACGCGGCCGCGATGCATCGACCGCAGAAATAGCGACATCAAGCAACGGCGCGGTCTGGCAACCCGCTACAGCGACCTCGGCCTGACCTACCGCGCCGGAGCCGCTCTCCGAGCCATCATCAAGTGGCTCAACCATCCGCTATCGAGAAAAGCCCTACTCCTCGTCGTCGCCCCGCTCGTCGTCGCGGTTCTCGTCGCCCTCGTCCCGATCATCCTCGTCCCGATCATCCTCGTCCCGATCATCCTCGTCCCGATCATCCTCGTCCCGATCGCCCTCGTCCCGATCGCCCTCATCGTCATCGTGTTCACCGCCGCCTCGCACGAGCGTGAACTCGACACTGGCACCATGGTGACTGGTGATCGTCACGACCGTGTCTCCGCCGACCCTGTTCACGGCAGGTTGGTCGCCATCGTCCGCGTCCTCCAGACGCCAGCGGCCGCGGAGAACTACCTCGGTCTCCATCGGAATGCTCTCGTTATGCTGCCACCACCGGGTATACGGGCTCTCGTCGCCGACGTAGGTGTCTCCGTCGTACTGTTCCTCATCCCTGCCCCTGTACAGGTGCAGGTCCGGGTCCGTCACGGAGAATGCGGTCGCCCTACCCTTCGCAACGGTACGGCTGAGCACCAGGGCCTGGCGGCTGGCCAAGCGCACGATCGAGCCCTTCACCAGCTCGGTGTCGGGCTCGAAGATGGTGTGCGCCGTAACCCGTGATGCTGAATCGGTCACCACGTGGGCGACCCGATTCCGCTGGTCGATCACGATGGGCCCGTGGTGGTCCTGCACCTGCTGCGCCAGCTCGGCGGTGCGCTGCTCACCCCCGTGGACCAACAGCACGTACGCGTAGCCTGAGTCGTGCGGTGCCGTGCCGTGGTCGAGGTATCCCAGCGCGAAGACGCCACTGCCTTCCCCACGACCGTCTTGATCTGGTGTGGCCTGCATGCCGGTGCCGTGCTTCATCTTCGGACCCGCCACCACGACATAACCATTGCCCGCTGGGTCAGTGACCCAACCGGAACCCGATCGACGAGATCTGCCGCACTGCGATGGAGATGACCGCCATGTCCGAGTCCGGTCTCGCCTACTGACGCCTCCAATTCGACATCGAGCGGTTCCACCACATCGGCGCGATCGCGTGAGAGCTCCTGCAGCACGTTTCCTCAGTAACGAATGCCCGCTTACGAGCGCGTAGTCCCCTCTGTAGCTGGCTACGCCACTCCAAAGCTCGATGTCCGAAGAGGCGTGTTCGCGCCGAACGGCCAAGTTCCTATCGTCTGTGGACCCGCGGTTGATGACCGCCGGAGGTTGCCCGAGGCTGGTGTGACGTCCGCGAGACCCCGCATCAGGTCGTCGCCAGTCACCCCCAGACGCAGACCCCGCACCACCTTGCGGCGATTGACGGCGAGAGTTTCAAACGACCTCTCTGCCACGGACCCTCGGCGCGTGGTCAACCGCCTCGCCGAGGAGGTGCTCAGCGAGCAAGGACTCCAGAGGTGAATAGTCGCCAGGAGCAAGCGGCTGGTCCAACAGAGGATGCCTTCCGCTACGCCAGAAGCGGACTTCGCCACGCCTCCAGAGAGCAAGTCCAGGGTCAGCCAAAGGCTCCGTCGAGTCAACCAGCCAGGCGCGGCGAGCACGAATTGAATCGTCCTCCAGATCACGCAACGGCGGTAGCTCCAGCGCACGAAGGCTCCGCCCATAATGGAAGACATGCCACGAACGTAGCGCGAGGTCTTCATGAAGTTCTGGAACATGCGGTCCCGGTAGCGCCATAACCTCGTCCCGCTGAAACTCAATGGGAGCGCACGGGGTAAATGCACTAACGAGCACGTCTGCGAGCGCCTTCACTACGGACCCCTGAGAGCCTGCAGGCGGTTCCTGAAGCCAGGTCGGGGGTTGATGAGGGCGCAATTCAGCTTTCGAAACAATATGATCCTCGGCATCGAAGCCCTGCACCTCAAACCAAACCTCTGCTGAAAGTGAGCTGCTTTCGGCACCGAAGAACGCCGATGGTGCGGGCGGCTCTCGATCAAACTGCCCTACCGGCCAACTCGTCAACCACTGGGATCCATTGCCGACCCAGCGACGCAACACGCCGGTCAAATTATTGTCACTGTACAAGCCAATCACCGCTGCGCCAGGTCGTAACAGTCCCGCGTCGCCGTCAGTAGTCGGCCATGGCTCCCATGACGTCAGGGTTTGAAAATTCACGGCATCGGCCTCTCAGTCAATTTTCGCAATCCTTCCATCGGAGCACAGGGACGCAACGCGAGTCCCTTTTGTATTTTTGAGCTTCCAAGCGCGTTCGCCATGCCCGGCAGCATCCTTATCGATTGACCAATACTGTCCGCGGTTCTCGCGGTAACCTGTTTTTGTCTTAATTGAGAAGGCGAATGTTTCACTCCGCCACTTCCCGTCAGGAGCCGACTGGGGATGCCACCGCCACACATTGTTTCGTATTCAGAACCAGCGTGTTCATTGAGTTGAATGTCGTTGGTGTCCGAATTGCTGACACTCGACTGCTCGGCGGGCACGCTGGTCGGCAGGCAAGTTATCGGTCCGGCATGGGCGGGGGAGACCTCGAGTGCAACCATGCCGAATACGAGCATGGAAAATGCGGCCAAAACTGTCGTGAATCGGATTGTCAAAGCGTGGCGCATCGCAGGACTCCTACGTGCTTCGTTGCCAATAGCGTCAGGGCAACATGGGTCAACGTTCCTGTTGTGTCAAGCGGTTCGGGGATGCAGCGTGGCAAGCTAAGGCTCGCACCTCCTGTGTTACTGAAGACCTGAAAGTGACGCTGTGATCCTTCGTCTCGAAGATTCATGGTCGCACCGGCCAGCCTACGACCGACGCATCTACGAACTCTTCTTCGTATGCGATCAGGTGTGCGATGTCGATCCTGACTTCGTCAGCGATGAGACCAGCGAAGTCATCAGGTTCCCGGTCGACGACCTGCCCGAACTCTCGGTATCTCGTGTGCTGTCCGAGCAGCTCCGGAGGCTGCATCAGCATTGGCAGAGTCCTGGCCGGGCGCGCTTCGACTGACCACGGCGGCGAAGCACTCCGGCTGCATCTAGCGCACGATGCTCAGATTACTGTTCATCAATGCATATCCTCCGTATGGGCCGCGCTCAGCGAGGCCACGACGGACGGGGGTGTCCCCATGTTCGCGTCACGCCGCGCGGATGGCCGATTCGGGGGCCTGACCGACCGCGCTGGAGCCGCCCTCCGAGCCATGATGAAGTAGGTCGACCACCCGCTACGGAGACATGCCCGAGAGGTCTTCAGAAGCTCAGAGACCCGAGTAGGAGTGCAGTCCGTTGATCACGGTGTTGACGATGGTGTAGTTGAAGACCACTGCCACGAAGCCGGCCAGGGCGAGCCCGGCGGCACGGTTGGCGCGGAAGCCGCCCGTCGCACGGGCGTGGAGGTAGGCCGCGTAGATCACCCAGATGATGAAGGTCCACACCTCCTTGGGATCCCAGCCCCAGAAGCGGCCCCAGGCCTCACGAGCCCAGATCGCGCCGAAGATCAGGGTGAAGGTCCAGCACACGAACGCCACCGAGTGGATGCGGAAGCTCAGCCCCTCCAGCACCGTCGAGGACGGCAGGCGGTCCAGCACGTGACCGAAGCGGCCCCAGTGCTCGGGATGCTCGTGACCGGCCGCCGTCGCCGCCGTCAGCACGCGTTCGTGGCGGGACTGCAGCAGCTGCATGCCGGCGACCACCGCGCCCAGGATCGACAGGGAGGTGGCGATGATCGCCACGCCGATATGGATGTAGATCCAGTGCGAGTTCTGCAGGCTCGGAGTGAGGTTCGCCGCCGGCACGATCCAGAAGGTCTGCGCGAGCAGCAGCACCAGCAGCACGGGGCCGACCACGAAGGTGCCCAGCGCCCGCAGCTCCACGCGCCGGATGCTGAACACCAGGAAGGCGAGCATCACCACGGCGGTGCTGGTGGTCGCGAACTCGTACATGTTCGCCCAGGGCACCCGCTGGGTGGCCAGGGCGCGGGTCAGCACACCCAGCACGTGCAGCGCTGTCGCCGCTCCGGTCAGGAGGAAGGCGAAGCGCTGCGCGCTCATGCCGCCGGTGGTCGGCCGCGCCGGGGCGTCGGCCCCCGCACCGCCGAGCAGGCCGCCACCATCGGCGGGGAGCGGGGCACCGCTCGCGCCGGCCGCCCCACCGTCGGCGCCGACGCTCGCGCTCTGGAGCGCACGCTCCTCGCGCTGTCGCTCCTGTGCGGCCAGGCGTGCATCGCTGCGGCGCTGCGAGGAGGAGGCGAGATCGGCGCCGAAACCGATCAGGGCGAGCACGTAGAGGACGATCGTCACCACGAGGGCGAGGTTCGAGATCTCCGCCAGCTGCTCATTGATCACTGTGCACTTCCTTCGAAGGGGGGTTCCGCGGCCCGTGCGGACCGTTCTTGGTGGTGGTCGTGCGTGGCATCTGCGGTCCCATCCTGCGCCTCTGTGAGCGAGGAGGCCAGGGCATGGACGTCGCCCTCGAGCGCCGGGTCATCGCTGCGGGCGAGACCGGCGACCTCGAGCACGGTGCCCTCGGAGGTCTCGCGCACCCGCACCCAGACCCGTCGTCGCGGCACGAAGAGCGAGAGGATGAGCCCCCCGACGGCGACCAGCGCGCTGAGCAGGATCCAGCGCTCGAACGGATTGTGTGCGACATCGAAGGCGGCGTAGCGACGCAGCCCGTCGAAGCTGACGGTGGTGCCGTCCGGGAGCGCGAACTCCTGCCCGGGATAGAGGCGGATCAGCACCGGAGTGCCGTCCTCCCCCGTGACCGGGGTGAGGGTGGTGAGATCGACCTCGTAGGCGTTCTGTGGGATGCCGGAGTCCATCCCCAGGTCACCCTGATGGACGGTGAGCGCGAGCTGGGGGTCCAGGGAGTCGGGGAACAGCGAGCGGGGGCCCTGCTCGTCGATGGTGCCGGTGGGCAGGAAGAAGCCGACCACCGCGGTCTGCTCGGGGCGGGCGTCCGGTGCCTTGATGACCAGCTGCGAGGTGTAGCCGGTGTCCCCCAGCGGCACCGTGATCACGGGCCCCTCGGCGACGACGGTCCCCTCGGGGTCGGTCACGGTGACGGCGGGGGCGTAGCCGTTGCCCAGCAGGTACATCGAGGTGCCCTCGACGTGCAGCGGCTTGTTGACCTGCAGGGTCTTGGACAGCTGCTCCTGGCCGGGGGTGACCACCTGGACATCGGCCTCGAAGGAGCGCGGCTCCCCCACGTTCCCGCCCTCCCCGGGCTGGACGTAGGTGGCGCGGAAATCCTCGAGGGTGAAGCGGAAGTCGGGCATCTCGGTCTCGTCGAACCAGGCCCCGGATTCGAAGGAGTCGTACTGGGTCAGCGAGTTCGCGAAGCCGTCTCCCTCGATGACCGTGATCTGCCCGCGGTAGCTGGTCAGCTGCCCCCCGGCGATGCAGATCAGCACCCCCACCAGGGCGATGTGGAACGTGAGGTTGCCGGTCTCGCGCAGCAGTCCACGCTCGGCGCTGACCGAGCGCGACCCCTTCTCCTCGCGGATCTCCGTGCGGTAGCGGGAGCGGCGCAGCGAGCGGCGCGCCCGCTCGATGAGATCGT
Encoded proteins:
- a CDS encoding 1,4-dihydroxy-2-naphthoate polyprenyltransferase, with product MASLSQWVQGARPRTLPAALAPVAAGTGAAAWQLESLHGEVDWALVIPRALLALGVSVSLQIGVNYANDYSDGIRGTDDDRVGPFRLTGSGAARPATVKRAAFLALALGGLCGLVLVAVAQIWWALVIGAAAIAAAWFYTGGRKPYGYLGLGELFVFIFFGLVAVGGTAYAITGAPTWVALLASIAIGLLAVALMLTNNLRDIPTDRLAGKRTLAVRLGERGTRRLFSAVLLVPFALVVPVMVVHWPLVLVLLALPLAISPVRAVLRGAAGRDLIPVLGATGRLELVYSLLLLSGLLL
- a CDS encoding DUF4229 domain-containing protein, with the protein product MRPFLFYAVVRLGLWVLLWWVLTLFGLGVVLAGLLAALISMLVSILFLDRLRDAAALRWKAADERRAQRRGPDVDEDAEYEDSLLDDAEREDGPTDGTEPPDPAGPESLPELGDGDGLSQDELRGEDR
- a CDS encoding PLD nuclease N-terminal domain-containing protein, coding for MARGIIAVLSIALTVFALADCVQTEDDKTRGLPKWAWIVLIVLIPWVGPITWLFVGRERTLGGEQTRRTGPLAPDEDPDFLRQLDDDIRRERRKRREQEPGEGDGI
- the ccsB gene encoding c-type cytochrome biogenesis protein CcsB, with amino-acid sequence MINEQLAEISNLALVVTIVLYVLALIGFGADLASSSQRRSDARLAAQERQREERALQSASVGADGGAAGASGAPLPADGGGLLGGAGADAPARPTTGGMSAQRFAFLLTGAATALHVLGVLTRALATQRVPWANMYEFATTSTAVVMLAFLVFSIRRVELRALGTFVVGPVLLVLLLAQTFWIVPAANLTPSLQNSHWIYIHIGVAIIATSLSILGAVVAGMQLLQSRHERVLTAATAAGHEHPEHWGRFGHVLDRLPSSTVLEGLSFRIHSVAFVCWTFTLIFGAIWAREAWGRFWGWDPKEVWTFIIWVIYAAYLHARATGGFRANRAAGLALAGFVAVVFNYTIVNTVINGLHSYSGL
- the resB gene encoding cytochrome c biogenesis protein ResB, whose protein sequence is MTKDPTSTPTDAGAAAESSSWSSKPEIDRKRPPSAPALGLRGTLLFLWRQLTSMQTALILLMLLAIAAVPGSLYPQRSVNPTLTEEFLEQNGRWGEILDRLGFFNVFSSTWFSAIYLLLFISLIGCIVPRVGVHLKQLRAKPPRTPSRLTRFTGYTRIELDRAETHGTEGTDAPAVADDLIERARRSLRRSRYRTEIREEKGSRSVSAERGLLRETGNLTFHIALVGVLICIAGGQLTSYRGQITVIEGDGFANSLTQYDSFESGAWFDETEMPDFRFTLEDFRATYVQPGEGGNVGEPRSFEADVQVVTPGQEQLSKTLQVNKPLHVEGTSMYLLGNGYAPAVTVTDPEGTVVAEGPVITVPLGDTGYTSQLVIKAPDARPEQTAVVGFFLPTGTIDEQGPRSLFPDSLDPQLALTVHQGDLGMDSGIPQNAYEVDLTTLTPVTGEDGTPVLIRLYPGQEFALPDGTTVSFDGLRRYAAFDVAHNPFERWILLSALVAVGGLILSLFVPRRRVWVRVRETSEGTVLEVAGLARSDDPALEGDVHALASSLTEAQDGTADATHDHHQERSARAAEPPFEGSAQ